One part of the Eucalyptus grandis isolate ANBG69807.140 chromosome 10, ASM1654582v1, whole genome shotgun sequence genome encodes these proteins:
- the LOC104424136 gene encoding putative leucine-rich repeat receptor-like serine/threonine-protein kinase At2g19230 isoform X2, with protein sequence MTMEISITAFSFALLAGLASSLVPVVQAQQIPGFISIDCGATDEYTEVDTTIIYKTDEGFIDSGKNKQISSVFIREGLRPFFINLRIFPNGTRNCYTLKPDQGKNNTYLIRARFWYGNYDKKDQAPSFDLYIDVNYWTTVDYSDRSYEEIMYVSSADDIQVCLVNTGKGVPFISALELRHIDDDGIYRLRSGFLELQWREDIGGAPDSFIRYPDDVYDRIWATKNYPNWISLDNTSIINSSDNTDAYKVPSKVLQTAQRSINASTPLYLQWKPSSSVETWTVYFYFVDIKRLTNGLQREFTISMNDNQFRETVSLEYLKPVVVVSAPISGLPITFSIESINKSGYPPILNAVEFYAIRDPPNVPTAQDDVKSINDIKTTYHIRRESWQGDPCVPSKYTWNGLDCSYGNPPRIISLKLSSSNLTGDIVSSLSHLSTMEYLDLSDNQLTGVIPETLAGLPNLRFLNLSRNNLIGSVPEALKKRVVDRTLNMSLAGNKNLCLADPCPQKKKQNSILIPIVTSVSSFFLVLFGALAIVWLIKQRRKAESSEITLRLKNRPFKYTEVSRITGNFGRVIGEGGFGKVYLGTLDNGTTVAVKTLSKSSKQGYKEFQAEVQLLMLIHHGNLVSLFGYCGDSRHIALIYEYMANGNLRQHLSEDHPKVLTWSKRIQIAMDAAKGLDYLHNGCKPPIIHRDLKTTNILLNEDFQAKIADFGLSKTFVTQNDSYVSSCPAGTPGYIDPEFHFSGIFNRKSDVYSFGIILFELITGQSAIMRSQDGNARMHILQWLIPIVESGDIEKIMDPMLQGEFDVNSAWRVTEIAMSCTRSTASQRPDINDVLAELKVSLVSKSSGSFEITSPELHSDNAPMAR encoded by the exons ATGACAATGGAAATATCTATTACAGCTTTCTCGTTTGCTTTGCTTGCTGGTTTAGCTTCATCACTAGTCCCTGTGGTTCAAGCCCAACAGAttccag GTTTTATCAGTATTGATTGTGGAGCAACTGATGAATACACTGAGGTTGACACCACAATAATATACAAAACCGATGAAGGGTTCATAGACTCTGGAAAAAACAAGCAGATATCCTCAGTGTTCATAAGAGAAGGCCTTCGAccgttttttattaatttaaggatttttccCAACGGAACGAGAAATTGTTACACTTTAAAACCAGACCAAGGCAAGAACAACACCTACTTGATCAGGGCAAGGTTTTGGTATGGAAACTATGATAAAAAGGATCAGGCTCCTTCATTCGACCTATACATTGATGTTAATTATTGGACCACGGTGGACTACTCGGATCGTAGTTATGAAGAAATCATGTACGTGTCCTCGGCAGATGATATACAAGTGTGTCTTGTCAATACTGGCAAGGGGGTGCCCTTCATTTCGGCATTGGAACTAAGACATATAGATGATGATGGCATCTATCGATTAAGATCTGGATTCTTGGAACTCCAATGGCGAGAGGACATCGGAGGTGCCCCGGACTCTTTCATCAG GTACCCTGACGATGTTTACGATCGGATTTGGGCGACGAAAAACTATCCTAATTGGATCTCTCTAGACAACACATCTATCATTAATTCATCTGACAATACTGATGCATATAAAGTTCCCAGCAAAGTTCTTCAGACCGCTCAACGTTCAATCAATGCCAGTACTCCCTTGTATTTACAATGGAAACCTTCAAGCTCTGTAGAGACATGGACTGTGTATTTTTATTTCGTTGATATTAAGAGACTGACAAACGGCCTCCAGAGGGAGTTCACAATTTCCATGAATGATAATCAATTCAGGGAGACAGTGAGCCTTGAATACTTAAAGCCAGTGGTTGTAGTCTCCGCTCCTATTAGTGGGTTGCCCATCACCTTCTCGATTGAATCGATAAATAAGTCTGGATATCCACCGATCCTCAATGCCGTGGAGTTCTATGCCATTCGTGATCCTCCAAATGTACCCACAGCACAAGATGATG TGAAATCTATTAATGACATCAAAACAACGTATCACATTCGGAGAGAAAGCTGGCAAGGTGACCCATGTGTACCAAGCAAATACACGTGGAATGGTCTAGATTGTAGCTATGGAAATCCTCCAAGGATTATATCATT GAAATTGAGCTCGAGCAATTTGACAGGCGACATAGTCTCATCACTGTCACATCTGTCAACAATGGAATACTT AGATTTGTCTGACAATCAGCTTACAGGAGTGATACCAGAAACTCTGGCAGGATTACCAAATCTTAGATTTCT AAATTTAAGCAGAAATAACCTGATTGGATCGGTTCCTGAAGCTCTTAAGAAAAGGGTCGTGGACAGAACTTTAAACATGAG CTTGGCAGGAAACAAGAATCTTTGCCTAGCTGATCCTTGTCCgcagaagaagaaacaaaattccATCCTCATTCCAATTGTTACATCAGTTTCAAGCTTCTTTTTAGTTCTCTTTGGTGCTTTAGCTATCGTTTGGTTAATTAAACAGAGACGAAAAGCAG AATCTAGTGAAATAACGTTGAGATTAAAGAATCGACCTTTCAAGTATACAGAGGTTTCAAGAATCACTGGAAATTTTGGACGAGTGATTGGTGAAGGTGGATTCGGAAAGGTTTATCTTGGTACACTAGATAATGGCACCACAGTTGCTGTGAAGACTCTCTCTAAATCATCAAAGCAAGGGTACAAGGAATTTCAAGCTGAG GTGCAACTCTTAATGCTTATTCATCACGGAAACttggtttctttgtttggatattGTGGTGATTCCAGGCACATTGCTTTAATATATGAATACATGGCCAACGGAAATTTAAGGCAACATTTATCAG AGGACCATCCAAAGGTCTTGACGTGGAGTAAGAGAATACAAATAGCTATGGATGCAGCAAAAG GTTTGGATTATTTGCATAATGGTTGCAAGCCACCCATCATCCATAGAGACTTGAAGACTACGAACATTTTGTTGAACGAAGACTTCCAAGCCAAAATAGCTGATTTTGGCCTATCAAAAACTTTTGTGACTCAAAATGACTCTTATGTGTCATCTTGTCCCGCGGGCACTCCTGGCTACATTGACCCCGA GTTTCATTTTTCTGGAATCTTTAATAGGAAgagtgatgtttatagttttggaATCATACTCTTTGAATTGATCACGGGCCAATCTGCAATAATGAGAAGCCAGGATGGCAATGCCAGAATGCACATACTTCAATGGTTGATTCCTATTGTTGAAAGTGGGGATATAGAGAAGATTATGGATCCAATGTTACAAGGAGAATTCGACGTCAACTCGGCTTGGAGAGTAACGGAGATCGCTATGTCCTGTACGCGATCAACAGCAAGTCAAAGGCCGGACATAAATGATGTACTAGCAGAGTTGAAAGTGTCTTTGGTGAGCAAATCAAGCGGTTCCTTTGAAATTACCTCCCCAGAGCTCCATTCTGACAATGCCCCTATGGCAAGGTAG
- the LOC104424136 gene encoding putative leucine-rich repeat receptor-like serine/threonine-protein kinase At2g19230 isoform X1: MTMEISITAFSFALLAGLASSLVPVVQAQQIPGFISIDCGATDEYTEVDTTIIYKTDEGFIDSGKNKQISSVFIREGLRPFFINLRIFPNGTRNCYTLKPDQGKNNTYLIRARFWYGNYDKKDQAPSFDLYIDVNYWTTVDYSDRSYEEIMYVSSADDIQVCLVNTGKGVPFISALELRHIDDDGIYRLRSGFLELQWREDIGGAPDSFIRYPDDVYDRIWATKNYPNWISLDNTSIINSSDNTDAYKVPSKVLQTAQRSINASTPLYLQWKPSSSVETWTVYFYFVDIKRLTNGLQREFTISMNDNQFRETVSLEYLKPVVVVSAPISGLPITFSIESINKSGYPPILNAVEFYAIRDPPNVPTAQDDVKSINDIKTTYHIRRESWQGDPCVPSKYTWNGLDCSYGNPPRIISLKLSSSNLTGDIVSSLSHLSTMEYLDLSDNQLTGVIPETLAGLPNLRFLNLSRNNLIGSVPEALKKRVVDRTLNMSLAGNKNLCLADPCPQKKKQNSILIPIVTSVSSFFLVLFGALAIVWLIKQRRKAESSEITLRLKNRPFKYTEVSRITGNFGRVIGEGGFGKVYLGTLDNGTTVAVKTLSKSSKQGYKEFQAEVQLLMLIHHGNLVSLFGYCGDSRHIALIYEYMANGNLRQHLSVRMHPTEDHPKVLTWSKRIQIAMDAAKGLDYLHNGCKPPIIHRDLKTTNILLNEDFQAKIADFGLSKTFVTQNDSYVSSCPAGTPGYIDPEFHFSGIFNRKSDVYSFGIILFELITGQSAIMRSQDGNARMHILQWLIPIVESGDIEKIMDPMLQGEFDVNSAWRVTEIAMSCTRSTASQRPDINDVLAELKVSLVSKSSGSFEITSPELHSDNAPMAR; this comes from the exons ATGACAATGGAAATATCTATTACAGCTTTCTCGTTTGCTTTGCTTGCTGGTTTAGCTTCATCACTAGTCCCTGTGGTTCAAGCCCAACAGAttccag GTTTTATCAGTATTGATTGTGGAGCAACTGATGAATACACTGAGGTTGACACCACAATAATATACAAAACCGATGAAGGGTTCATAGACTCTGGAAAAAACAAGCAGATATCCTCAGTGTTCATAAGAGAAGGCCTTCGAccgttttttattaatttaaggatttttccCAACGGAACGAGAAATTGTTACACTTTAAAACCAGACCAAGGCAAGAACAACACCTACTTGATCAGGGCAAGGTTTTGGTATGGAAACTATGATAAAAAGGATCAGGCTCCTTCATTCGACCTATACATTGATGTTAATTATTGGACCACGGTGGACTACTCGGATCGTAGTTATGAAGAAATCATGTACGTGTCCTCGGCAGATGATATACAAGTGTGTCTTGTCAATACTGGCAAGGGGGTGCCCTTCATTTCGGCATTGGAACTAAGACATATAGATGATGATGGCATCTATCGATTAAGATCTGGATTCTTGGAACTCCAATGGCGAGAGGACATCGGAGGTGCCCCGGACTCTTTCATCAG GTACCCTGACGATGTTTACGATCGGATTTGGGCGACGAAAAACTATCCTAATTGGATCTCTCTAGACAACACATCTATCATTAATTCATCTGACAATACTGATGCATATAAAGTTCCCAGCAAAGTTCTTCAGACCGCTCAACGTTCAATCAATGCCAGTACTCCCTTGTATTTACAATGGAAACCTTCAAGCTCTGTAGAGACATGGACTGTGTATTTTTATTTCGTTGATATTAAGAGACTGACAAACGGCCTCCAGAGGGAGTTCACAATTTCCATGAATGATAATCAATTCAGGGAGACAGTGAGCCTTGAATACTTAAAGCCAGTGGTTGTAGTCTCCGCTCCTATTAGTGGGTTGCCCATCACCTTCTCGATTGAATCGATAAATAAGTCTGGATATCCACCGATCCTCAATGCCGTGGAGTTCTATGCCATTCGTGATCCTCCAAATGTACCCACAGCACAAGATGATG TGAAATCTATTAATGACATCAAAACAACGTATCACATTCGGAGAGAAAGCTGGCAAGGTGACCCATGTGTACCAAGCAAATACACGTGGAATGGTCTAGATTGTAGCTATGGAAATCCTCCAAGGATTATATCATT GAAATTGAGCTCGAGCAATTTGACAGGCGACATAGTCTCATCACTGTCACATCTGTCAACAATGGAATACTT AGATTTGTCTGACAATCAGCTTACAGGAGTGATACCAGAAACTCTGGCAGGATTACCAAATCTTAGATTTCT AAATTTAAGCAGAAATAACCTGATTGGATCGGTTCCTGAAGCTCTTAAGAAAAGGGTCGTGGACAGAACTTTAAACATGAG CTTGGCAGGAAACAAGAATCTTTGCCTAGCTGATCCTTGTCCgcagaagaagaaacaaaattccATCCTCATTCCAATTGTTACATCAGTTTCAAGCTTCTTTTTAGTTCTCTTTGGTGCTTTAGCTATCGTTTGGTTAATTAAACAGAGACGAAAAGCAG AATCTAGTGAAATAACGTTGAGATTAAAGAATCGACCTTTCAAGTATACAGAGGTTTCAAGAATCACTGGAAATTTTGGACGAGTGATTGGTGAAGGTGGATTCGGAAAGGTTTATCTTGGTACACTAGATAATGGCACCACAGTTGCTGTGAAGACTCTCTCTAAATCATCAAAGCAAGGGTACAAGGAATTTCAAGCTGAG GTGCAACTCTTAATGCTTATTCATCACGGAAACttggtttctttgtttggatattGTGGTGATTCCAGGCACATTGCTTTAATATATGAATACATGGCCAACGGAAATTTAAGGCAACATTTATCAG TTAGGATGCATCCAACAGAGGACCATCCAAAGGTCTTGACGTGGAGTAAGAGAATACAAATAGCTATGGATGCAGCAAAAG GTTTGGATTATTTGCATAATGGTTGCAAGCCACCCATCATCCATAGAGACTTGAAGACTACGAACATTTTGTTGAACGAAGACTTCCAAGCCAAAATAGCTGATTTTGGCCTATCAAAAACTTTTGTGACTCAAAATGACTCTTATGTGTCATCTTGTCCCGCGGGCACTCCTGGCTACATTGACCCCGA GTTTCATTTTTCTGGAATCTTTAATAGGAAgagtgatgtttatagttttggaATCATACTCTTTGAATTGATCACGGGCCAATCTGCAATAATGAGAAGCCAGGATGGCAATGCCAGAATGCACATACTTCAATGGTTGATTCCTATTGTTGAAAGTGGGGATATAGAGAAGATTATGGATCCAATGTTACAAGGAGAATTCGACGTCAACTCGGCTTGGAGAGTAACGGAGATCGCTATGTCCTGTACGCGATCAACAGCAAGTCAAAGGCCGGACATAAATGATGTACTAGCAGAGTTGAAAGTGTCTTTGGTGAGCAAATCAAGCGGTTCCTTTGAAATTACCTCCCCAGAGCTCCATTCTGACAATGCCCCTATGGCAAGGTAG